The Chanos chanos chromosome 6, fChaCha1.1, whole genome shotgun sequence genome includes a region encoding these proteins:
- the stard13b gene encoding stAR-related lipid transfer protein 13 isoform X4, translating to MKLEVTLPKKKSEDSDEDDLFAISDKWTFEASSRRWSRLQDIDCLLGQVECQDPRECSALRTTPSSESVLTDLSEPEVSSLHSESSGGGSGGLHVHSAEDSDCSHLTCSDSAMPDPTSLTLPHLTSEHPCYGSLPAKHSRRGRARAKDFLRRMETLRSRGRKTTLVISAPVLQQEPRTVKSLHCVGIVNGDGVLPEPQSALSLVSQSSSEGSSHSSGSAVSTPSLKEQRKAYRDDNKRSGMYLEDLDVFSSSVQGKRVAEHNRRNEFRSYEDLVVHIPKDHKPGTFPKALSIESLSPTMAHTLNWHTDPTGTTVHHRQPHAKEHRPVTQCCSRGSRISVYDNVPGSHLYASTGDLIDLEKEDLFPHLDDILQHVNGLQQIVDHWSQNVLPSGEGAGQGETLVEGRVQEDLQSSSQITLDFEGHSVVEGQTVSNDGDRDGVSLVETESSGMRERRDSGVGASLTRPNRLRWPSFQISNRLSHSVASLQITNQSASQLSLLQKFSLLRLTAIMEKYSMSNKHGWTWSVPKFMKRMKVPDYKDKNVFGVPLIVHVQRTGQPLPLGLQQALRYLRSQCLDQVGLFRKSGVKSRIQALRQMNENSPDDVSYEEQSAYDVADMVKQFFRDLPEPLLTSKLGETFLHIYQYVPKEQRLQAVQAAIMLMSDENREVLQTLLCFLSDVTSSVQENQMTPMNIAVCLAPSLFHLNILKKDNLSPRAMQKKYATGRPDQKDLNENLAAAQGLAHMITECNRLFEIPHEMVSQSRNSYVEADLHAPTIEELCKTLEEDDGTCHTHMELLLQGLLKEARDKAKGWVSCPSADNTELSYKKVGDGNPLRLWRVSVEVEAPPSVVLNRVLRERHLWDVDLLQWKVCETLDKQTEIFQYVLNRMPPHPSRDFVVLRSWRTDLPRGACSLISVSIEHEDYPPVGGVRAVVLESRYLLEPCGSGKSRLTHICRVDLKGRTPEWYNKAFGHLCAAEAARIRNSFQPITAEGPETKI from the exons ATGAAACTAGAGGTCACCCTTCCTAAAAAGAAG AGCGAGGACTCGGATGAAGACGATCTCTTTGCTATCAGTGACAAATGGACCTTTGAGGCAAGCAGTCGGCGTTGGTCCAGGCTTCAGGATATTGACTGCCTCTTAGGTCAGGTTGAGTGTCAGGATCCCAGGGAGTGTTCAGCCCTGCGGACCACTCCAAGCAGTGAGAGCGTTCTGACAGACCTAAGTGAGCCCGAGGTTTCGTCTTTACACAGCGAGAGTAGCGGTGGAGGCAGTGGCGGGCTGCATGTGCACAGTGCAGAGGACTCAGACTGTTCACACCTCACCTGCTCTGACTCAGCCATGCCGGACCCCACCTCACTAACTCTGCCTCACCTCACCTCTGAACACCCCTGCTATGGCTCGCTCCCCGCTAAGCACAGCCGAAGGGGCCGGGCACGGGCCAAGGACTTCCTGCGACGTATGGAGACCCTTCGTTCCCGAGGTCGTAAAACGACCCTGGTCATCAGTGCTCCCGTCCTGCAGCAGGAGCCCCGGACTGTGAAAAGTCTTCACTGTGTGGGGATCGTGAACGGTGACGGGGTTTTACCGGAGCCCCAGTCAGCCCTCAGCCTGGTGTCCCAGTCCAGCAGTGAGGGAAGCAGCCACTCCAGCGGGAGTGCAGTCAGCACACCCAGTCTGAAGGAGCAGAGGAAGGCTTACCGCGATGACAACAAACGCAGTGGCATGTACCTGGAGGATCTGGACGTGTTTTCCAGCAGTGTGCAGGGTAAGCGTGTTGCCGAGCATAATCGCCGGAATGAGTTCCGCTCTTACGAGGACCTGGTGGTGCACATTCCCAAGGACCACAAGCCCGGAACCTTCCCCAAGGCGCTGTCCATCGAGAGTCTATCCCCTACCATGGCGCACACCCTCAACTGGCACACGGACCCCACAGGTACGACAGTCCACCATCGCCAACCTCATGCCAAAGAACATCGGCCCGTCACGCAGTGCTGCTCCAGGGGCAGCCGCATAAGCGTCTACGACAACGTCCCTGGCTCTCACCTTTACGCCAGCACTGGTGACCTCATAGACCTGGAGAAGGAAGACCTTTTCCCACACCTGGATGACATACTCCAGCATGTCAATGGACTACAGCAAATCGTGGACCACTGGTCCCAGAACGTGCTGCCCTCAGGGGAAGGGGCAGGGCAGGGAGAGACATTAGTGGAGGGAAGGGTCCAGGAGGATCTGCAATCATCCAGTCAGATCACGCTGGACTTTGAGGGCCACTCAGTGGTGGAGGGGCAGACCGTCTCTAATGACGGAGACAGGGATGGGGTATCACTTGTGGAGACGGAGTCGTCTGgtatgagggagaggagggactCAGGAGTGGGGGCTTCTCTCACCAGACCAAACCG GTTACGGTGGCCTAGTTTTCAGATCTCAAATCGCCTCAGTCACTCAGTGGCATCTCTCCAAATCACCAACCAATCAGCAAGCCAGCTCAGTCTGCTACAGAAGTTCTCTCTGCTGCGATTGACCGCCATCATGGAGAAGTATTCCATGTCCAACAAGCACGGGTGGACCTG gTCAGTGCCAAAGTTCATGAAGAGAATGAAGGTGCCGGACTATAAGGATAAGAATGTGTTTGGTGTTCCTCTGATTGTTCATGTCCAGCGAACTGGTCAGCCTTTACCTCTGGGTCTGCAGCAGGCCCTGCGCTACCTCAGGAGCCAGTGTCTCGACCAG GTGGGTCTCTTCCGTAAGTCGGGCGTGAAGTCTCGTATCCAAGCCTTAAGACAGATGAATGAGAATTCCCCAGACGATGTAAGCTATGAGGAGCAGTCTGCTTATGACGTGGCTGATATGGTCAAACAGTTCTTCAGGGATCTACCAGAACCTCTACTCACCAGCAAACTGGGAGAAACCTTTCTCCATATCTACCAGT atgtgcCTAAGGAGCAGCGTTTGCAGGCGGTGCAGGCTGCCATCATGCTGATGTCCGACGAGAACAGGGAGGTGCTGCAGACGCTGCTCTGCTTTCTCagtgatgtcacttcctctgtACAGGAGAACCAGATGACGCCCATGAATATTGCCGTGTGTCTGgcaccttctctctttcacctcaaCATACTGAAGAAGGACAATCTCTCACCCAG AGCCATGCAGAAGAAGTATGCCACAGGGCGCCCTGATCAAAAGGACCTGAATGAGAACCTGGCCGCAGCCCAGGGCTTGGCACACATGATCACAGAGTGCAACCGCCTTTTTGAg attccaCACGAGATGGTCAGTCAGTCACGGAACTCCTATGTGGAGGCAGATCTCCACGCCCCCACCATAGAGGAGCTGTGTAAGACCCTGGAGGAGGATGATGGaacctgccacacacacatggagCTCTTACTCCAGGGTCTCCTTAAGGAGGCGCGAGACAAGGCCAAGGGCTGGGTGTCCTGCCCTAGCGCAGACAACACGGAACTTTCCTACAAGAAG GTGGGTGATGGGAACCCGCTGCGACTCTGGCGAGTGTCTGTGGAGGTGGAGGCTCCACCCTCTGTGGTGCTGAATCGCGTGTTGCGAGAGCGCCACCTGTGGGATGTGGATCTCCTGCAGTGGAAGGTGTGTGAGACTCTGGATAAGCAGACAGAGATTTTCCAGTATGTTCTGAACAgaatgcccccccaccccagccgTGACTTTGTGGTGCTCAG GTCGTGGAGAACAGACCTGCCAAGGGGCGCGTGCTCTCTCATCTCAGTGTCTATAGAACACGAGGACTATCCACCAGTAGGGGGCGTGCGGGCTGTGGTTCTGGAGTCAAGGTACTTGCTGGAGCCATGTGGTTCTGGCAAGTCAAGGCTGACCCACATCTGTAGAGTGGACCTCAA AGGGAGGACCCCAGAGTGGTACAATAAGGCCTTTGGACATCTGTGTGCCGCAGAGGCTGCCCGTATTCGCAACtctttccagccaatcacagcagagGGGCCGGAGACCAAAATATGA